Below is a window of Ciona intestinalis chromosome 5, KH, whole genome shotgun sequence DNA.
ACATTATCAATACATTTGAATAACCGTGACTCATATGTGAGTTATAATTAGAATGTATTATCCGGTATTTCAGTAATCAAGCCTTACCACAGTAATTTCGGACAGTTTGAGGTACCAATCCGCCATACGTTTTATGCAGGGTGATAAATAATAGAATATGAGCAATATGCAATAATTCTTTTGCGCTTTTTCCACCATATTCTTATAACTTGTAAACCAGGCGTCTTCATCACGTGTCATTAATATCACCTGAAAAACgacttatgacgtcactattggtcagtttatattgtttattaaaaaatataagaaagtAGTAACGTATGTAAATAACAAGACTAATGGTCGAGGTacgagttttattttttcatcacAAAAAGTAGAAACATACTTTATACTTGCCTTTGATTTAGGCCACCGTTCCAAGAATTTATCAAAGAAATACGAATGGGGCAAGTCAACGACTGCATCAACGTCAGCGTATACAGAATCCAGCATCGGTCCCATGTCAGGGGTTCTCCCCTCCCATATATCTTCCCATTCTTTAAAAGCAAATTCAATTGCTTCTTCGATGTcgaaaactaaaattaatagAGAGTGCGATTATAACATTCTTCCTCCTTTTAAGCGATTATGACGTAGCTGTGCCTGATTGGTACACTTGTCACGCGTTACCATGCTAGGATTATCTGCATGTTTCCACTATAATTATAGATTCCTCTCTGTTTTGGTACAAGTTGAACGTGAGtaataaaaattcatttttttaaatcgtaaCAAATGTGAAAACTATATGTAAAAACGGTTTGTTTCAAATTCTTTTGACTTACAGTGGTCGATAAGTAAATCGGATAAGGGctaatgcaaatataagaaTATCAAATTAAACCCTATGGTTATTCTTTAATCAaacgtgtttaaaatattttagcatatatgattaaaacaaaaatattaaacctgAGTTATATCCAAGCAACCGTAGCGCTCTCGCCATCGACTTGGTTCCAGTTTTAGCAGCACCAGCACAAATTACCTTCATTCTGCGCACTTGTTAAAACTGGAACTAACCTCGTAGGTAAACAAAGCCACCGAATAAAGCGGTCCGTGTTCGGAGCTGCGATTCACAGATATAATTGATCGCGTGTTTGCTAAATTCCGTAACGACGTCACGCGCGAGTGTCAAACAATGAACGGGCGCGTCAAGATAAGAGTGACGACACAGATGGCATTGTGGTGAAATAAACACtctttctatttaaatttctttaaaaaaatatagatattTAACGTAGGGCATAAGGAATCTTAAAATCATAAATACCTGACGCGTTTAGTTATTTCCGCCTTGGGCAAAACTACACGAAAACTTAGTGCAATTAATTTACCAGCTTCGTTAAATTGAAACagattttacacaaaattatgtaaaaaaatgatttgaaTTTCTCACAACTGTTAACATCAACACGCCCGAAGGGGGTTATAATTATCTTCAGAACATCAAAAAACCATAATCGCCTTGCTAGGCCTTATGATATACGAGCTTACCGGTATTTCAATATCTGGACAATTAATcgttacaaaaacaaacgcaCGTAGGTAAAACTTATCCGCGAGTTCTGAAACCTGCTTTCAACCAATCCAAGCCAATATAACTGAGGTCGATCTCATTCAAACGCAGCACCACGAAGCGTCGTATTTGAACCGTACAAGTGACGTCAAAGTTTGCAATGAAGCGTGGATCTTTTTtacgttatattttaaacaaatgaggACTTAAATTATTAacgatttatatttttgttaattttaaaagaaacaatacAATCCCACAGCGACAACTAGCGAAAGAATTATCATGCTtcgttttatttcatatttcacTCGCTTTGCAATCCAGGTGTCTTCCATCATCTTTGTTGCTATATTTCGTGGGATTCCCGCTTTGTTTTCAAACGGAAATTCTTCATCCGGAATGTCTCTGTTCAAAAATTCACACAGAGGCTTCCAACCCtaaaaaacgaaataaaatgGCGAAAATCAAGCAGACTttcaaacaactaacaacaaaTAACCAACCTCAGTAACTTTATACTCGAGCAATTGATTGGATGGCACTGTTTCTCGAACATATGCGTTGTGCCGGCGATACCACGACTTCCAAACTATTGAATGTGGTTCAAATCCACCCTTTAAGTTATTTGTAGGGTGATTACTTAACATGGAAAGTTTTTAAGTagaatataacataaaacCGACATACAAACGCAATCAAAAAGAGTTTCTCCTGCCATTTTAACATCCGTCTGAGGGCAGCAGAAAGCGGTGTAAACCAAACCACGTGACCATGTTCTTTTGACGCACGATTTACCATCCCTTCGAAACTTTTAAACCAATCTTCCTCATTGTTGCGTAACATTAATATCACCTACGTGGATAAAACGTGTCGTtacgattttaaaatgcattcaTCATGGCTGTGACGTATAACTAACCTTCGCGTCAGGCCATTTCTTTAGAAATTCATCAAAAAAGAGTGAATGCGGGACGTCCACCACAGCATCTACTTTACAATATGTTTTCATAACATCATTAAACGTTTGCacctttttaaagaaaatgttttcCCATTCTTCGAATGCGAATTCGGTTGCTTCTTCTACGTCATAGACTAAACAAATCAATCAGATATGCTGTAAGTATATTTGTAGCGCTATACATACAACTAAACAGACCTGTGTCATATCCTAACAAACGTAAAGCTTGGGCAATTGATTTAGTTCCGGTTTTCGGCGCTCCAGCACATATAACTTTCATCGTAACTCAACTATCATCAACCGACAAGCTACCAGCTGGTAGAGTATTTGGTTGAATGTAAGAAAAGCAAAGCGGACTGAGTTCACTCATGCGGAACACAAACAAAGTCGTGCTGATTCGCTCCTTTTTCATCGAGGTAGACAACACAAGAAAGCACAGCTCTAATGAATGTGAACGTTTATAATAAGCATAGTTTTACTCACCCTTTTTTCGCGCTTTGCGATCAGCAGtatgtaaaatacattaatatagGCATTAAAAGTATTATTACTTACTAATATATGTCAAACTTTCCATTTTGGGCGACAGCTATTCTTACGGTCCAACAAAGTGTGCGACGAAGGCGGTTGCTGTTGTTGTAGGTATTGAACGAACACAACAATGCGGcaatacattttattctaattgCCTCTAGTCTAAGGTATTATAAATCTGCATTTTTAAGATACAATATTTCTGTTGACACTGTAACAATAACCATCGTCGTCCGAACATTACCAATTCTTTATACAATAACGTACTAAAGGTAGCATGTTACACACTGCCGCAGTTTTGTGTGTGTTTGAtacattttttgaattgttgttaattaataaaattaaaatattattaactcGTGGCATCACCCCAAACCGTCATATAAGTAtttagtagtgtggggaagatagaacactGAAGCACATACTGCCAAAAgaacgaataaatgaataaacaagagatcacacagatctaatgcatgcgcacggtataaactaattagcatagtattaattaaccctatCGCTACAATGGTCGGCTgagatcgatcaaaaacaaatcaaaagtaaccaacatagcgggtttcagtcgccattggtggCTGTGGGGCAGTAAATAGAATTTTTATTcgtgtattataactcattaaacttaagacgTACAAGGGTTGAaagattggtaaagaatatgtgtaaatacgctttgtacaactcctgcaCCATATGTTgacttgtaaacttacactagttaaacttgtcgtcgcttaaagacgtttgtttttgagaatttggataaaccgtaatcacgcagtacaggtaatgttagaagttaatattattcatattgtggcggctgcataatgatttactgcgagcggtaaactaaaagagcgaagaaacgagagacgcggtgtttatacagaagataacgataagaaaagagcactcgtctacgcttcggtgcacacacgctaattgtgcggatttaaatctgaaaatttagtctaaaaattataaatatatattacgatttgatttcaatcaagagattaaagaaaaatgctagaattgagaattaggataagtgcggaaaaaaatcgccctatcagcaacaacaacaacaacaaagccaagaacaactgttcgacgaaaaaggatctatatgaccactaccgtgctcaataaaATGCGTGACTGTTAAACCCTACAGCAGATACaatgtataaaattaaataaaaaacattcaacccG
It encodes the following:
- the LOC113474223 gene encoding uncharacterized protein LOC113474223, which produces MKVICAGAPKTGTKSIAQALRLLGYDTVYDVEEATEFAFEEWENIFFKKVQTFNDVMKTYCKVDAVVDVPHSLFFDEFLKKWPDAKVILMLRNNEEDWFKSFEGMVNRASKEHGHVVWFTPLSAALRRMLKWQEKLFLIAFGGFEPHSIVWKSWYRRHNAYVRETVPSNQLLEYKVTEGWKPLCEFLNRDIPDEEFPFENKAGIPRNIATKMMEDTWIAKRVKYEIKRSMIILSLVVAVGLYCFF
- the LOC100186200 gene encoding uncharacterized protein LOC100186200, which translates into the protein MKVICAGAAKTGTKSMARALRLLGYNSVFDIEEAIEFAFKEWEDIWEGRTPDMGPMLDSVYADVDAVVDLPHSYFFDKFLERWPKSKVILMTRDEDAWFTSYKNMVEKAQKNYCILLIFYYLSPCIKRMADWYLKLSEITVGSGKPEPFLWKTWLRRHNAYVRVTVPRDQLLEFDVKEGWEPLCTFLNLEIPDEEFPCENKAGQSHDVTDRMMQDTWIAKQMAAEVKLIVATVALSIAVIIALAFYFK